CGCGACGTCGACTGGCCGGAGGAGGGCGAGGAAGCCCAGGAGGGCCAGGAAGGCCGGACCGCGGAGGGAGACGACGCCACCTCGTCCGATCGGCCCCAGGACGTGACCGTCCCCGCCGAGACCGTCCAGGCCGAGACCGTCCAGCGCGAGTCGGTTCAGCGCGAGACGGTTCAGCCGGCCCTCGACGAGTCCGCTCCGCCAGCCGCTGACCCCAGCCAGTACCTCGGCCAGCCCACCCAGGAGATGAGCGGCGAGGACTGGGAGGACCTCCGGACGCGGTTCGGCCCCGATCGGCCCTTGGACGTGGAACCGGGTCCCCAGGGCGAAGGCGAGGCCGAGCCCTACTCCTTCCTGGACCAGTTCCTGCCCCGGGAAGGCGAGGAGGCTCGCCCGGAGGGCCCGGCCGCGGTGGCGCCGCGACCGGAGCCGCCCGCACCGGAGCCGCCCGCACCGGAGCCGCCCGCACCGGAAGAGTCCCTCGCGCCCGAGCTCGCCGCTCCCGACGACGCCGGGCCCGAAGCCGGACACGGCACCGGGCAACCTCCCATCACCATCGACGACCTGCGCAAGGCCCCCGATCAGTACCGGGACCTTCCCCCGCCCCTGGGCGAGGACGAGGAATCCGCCGAGGAGCCAGCCGGCGTGGCGGCCGGGCCCATGGGCGAGGAGGAGCCGCCGCCGGGTGGCGTCGAGGCGGCGGCGGAGCACTTCGCCGAATCCATCCGCCAGTCCGGCGAGCTCCCGGTGATCGAGCCGGAGCACTTCGAGCCCGCGGTCCCCGGCCCCGGAGAGGACGATCTCCTGGGGGACCTGGATCAGGAGCCCCGGCAGCCCCGCACGATCCGGGTGGGGGTCTCCGACACGGTCGGGCCGAGCTGGCAGGAGCCGACGTCGGAGGAGGTCCTCGGCGAGGGCGAGGCCGAGACGGCGCGGGGCGGGCGCAACATCCCGCTGGCGTTCCTGTCCGGTGTGGTGCTCGCGGTGATCGGCGTGGGCTCCATCGCCATCAGCAAGGCAGCGTTCGCCGTGGTGGCCACCATCGTCGTCCTGCTGGCCCAGCTGGAGCTGTACACGGCGCTGCGGCGCCGCCACTTCCAGCCCGCGGTGCCCCTGGGACTGGTGTTCGGGGCACTGACCATGGCCGCGGCCTACCTGAAGGGCCCCGAGGCCATGCTGGCCATGGCCGCCCTCGCGGTGATGTTCACGTTCCTGTGGTTCATGGCCGTCCCCACCTCCCAGCGCAAGAACGTCCTGGCGAACGTGGGACTCACGCTGTTCCCGTACTTCTACGTGGCGGTGCTGGCCGGGTACGTCGTGATCATCCTGGCCCTCAGCAAGGCGCTGGTCCTGTCGGTGCTGGCCCTGGCGGTGGGCTACGACGTCGCGGCGTTCGCCATCGGAAGCCTGTGGGGCAGCCGGCCCCTCGCTCCCTCCATCAGCCCCCGGAAGTCCTGGGAGGGCGCCATCGGCGCCACGCTGGTGCTGCTGCTGGTCTCCGTGGCCGTGCTGGCCTCCATCGACCCGATTTCCACGGTGGGCCGGGCCGTGGGCCTGGCCATCGTGGCCTCGATCTTCGCGCCTATCGGCGACCTGGCCGAGTCGCTGCTGAAGCGGGACCTGGGGGTCAAGGACATCGGCACGATCATGCCCGGCCACGGGGGCGCCCTGGACCGGATCGACTCGATCCTGTTCGTCGCGCCCGCCGCCTTCTACTTCATCCGCATCTTCTTCTAGGCCCGCCGCGACCCGAGGGCCGTTCAGACGTAACAAAACCGGTACGTACGGTTGCCCTCGAAAGGCTGGTTCGCGGGGTAACCTGGATGGCGATGCGCTCGCTCGCGATCCTCGGCTCGACCGGATCGATCGGGACGCAGGCGCTGGACGTGGTCCGGCGCAACCCCGACCGGTTCAGGGTGGTGGCCCTGTGCGCCGGCTCAAGCCACGAGCTGCTGGTGGGCCAGATCCGCGAGTTCATGCCCCCGCTCGTGGCGGTGGCCGACGAGGTCGCCGCGGCCGAGCTGAAGTTCAAGCTGGCCGGCCTGCGGGCCGTCGAGATCCTGTCGGGACCCGAGGCCGCCCAGACCCTGGCCCGCGAGAGCGAGGCTGACATGGTCCTGAACGCCATGGTCGGAGCGGTGGGTCTGTCCTCCACGCTCGCGGCGCTCCAGTCCGGAAAGATGCTCGCCCTCGCCAACAAGGAATCGCTCATCGTGGGCGGCGAGCTGGTCATGGACCTGGTGAAGGGGGAACCCGAGCGGCTGGTGCCGGTGGACTCGGAGC
This genomic stretch from Actinomycetota bacterium harbors:
- a CDS encoding phosphatidate cytidylyltransferase, which codes for MPDDSEGRARKPDDLFEDLDKFFAPIRDVDWPEEGEEAQEGQEGRTAEGDDATSSDRPQDVTVPAETVQAETVQRESVQRETVQPALDESAPPAADPSQYLGQPTQEMSGEDWEDLRTRFGPDRPLDVEPGPQGEGEAEPYSFLDQFLPREGEEARPEGPAAVAPRPEPPAPEPPAPEPPAPEESLAPELAAPDDAGPEAGHGTGQPPITIDDLRKAPDQYRDLPPPLGEDEESAEEPAGVAAGPMGEEEPPPGGVEAAAEHFAESIRQSGELPVIEPEHFEPAVPGPGEDDLLGDLDQEPRQPRTIRVGVSDTVGPSWQEPTSEEVLGEGEAETARGGRNIPLAFLSGVVLAVIGVGSIAISKAAFAVVATIVVLLAQLELYTALRRRHFQPAVPLGLVFGALTMAAAYLKGPEAMLAMAALAVMFTFLWFMAVPTSQRKNVLANVGLTLFPYFYVAVLAGYVVIILALSKALVLSVLALAVGYDVAAFAIGSLWGSRPLAPSISPRKSWEGAIGATLVLLLVSVAVLASIDPISTVGRAVGLAIVASIFAPIGDLAESLLKRDLGVKDIGTIMPGHGGALDRIDSILFVAPAAFYFIRIFF